A region of Rhodamnia argentea isolate NSW1041297 chromosome 9, ASM2092103v1, whole genome shotgun sequence DNA encodes the following proteins:
- the LOC115742945 gene encoding U-box domain-containing protein 4 encodes MVSLEDSHSNSTRFPSPRDFSPSTSKIHRNAGRSMRTVRSNLYQKESTCSFSSSAVDRPEFVSENLTDSIVDMRLGELAARYSSAAAASANASNSSATEEELLELSQAFSDFSACSSDISGELQRLASLPTSENNGRGDGGAESDPNPEDFSPCLGFLQRENFSTEIIESISPEDLQPTVKICVDGLQSPSLAVKRSAAAKLRLLAKNRADNRALIGESGAIPALIPLLRSTDPWTQEHAVTALLNLSLHEQNKVLITSSGAIKSLVYVLKTGTETSKQNAACALLSLALVEENKSSIGACGSIPPLVSLLLSGSNRGKKDALTTLYKLCTIKVNKERAVSAGAVRPLVLMVGEQGTGMTEKAMVVLSSLAGIEEGKEAIVEENGMAALVEVIEDGSVKGKEFAVMTLLQLCGASVRNRGLLVREGGIPPLVALSQTGSVKAKHKAETLLGYLREPRQEASSSSP; translated from the exons ATGGTTTCTCTCGAAGATTCTCACTCCAATTCCACTCGCTTCCCCTCTCCCCGCGACTTCTCGCCCTCCACCTCCAAAATCCACCGCAACGCGGGCCGTTCCATGCGGACGGTCCGCTCCAACCTGTACCAGAAGGAGAGCACGTGCTCCTTCTCGAGCTCCGCTGTCGACAGGCCGGAGTTCGTCTCCGAGAACCTGACCGACTCCATCGTCGACATGCGCCTCGGCGAGCTCGCGGCTCGCTACAGcagcgccgccgccgcctcagCCAATGCGTCGAACTCGAGCGCGACAGAGGAGGAGTTGCTGGAGCTCTCCCAGGCCTTCAGTGACTTCTCGGCGTGCAGCAGCGACATCTCCGGAGAGCTGCAGAGGCTTGCGAGTTTGCCGACGTCGGAGAACAACGGCCGGGGGGACGGCGGAGCCGAGTCGGATCCGAATCCGGAGGATTTCTCCCCGTGCCTAGGGTTCCTGCAGAGAGAGAACTTCTCGACGGAGATCATCGAAAGCATCTCGCCGGAGGATCTCCAACCGACGGTAAAGATCTGCGTGGACGGGTTGCAGTCTCCGTCGTTGGCCGTGAAGCGTTCAGCTGCTGCTAAACTCAG GTTGCTTGCAAAGAATAGGGCCGACAATCGAGCTCTGATCGGGGAATCCGGCGCGATTCCGGCACTGATACCTCTGCTCCGGTCCACAGATCCGTGGACTCAAGAGCACGCGGTCACCGCACTGCTCAACCTCTCTCTACACGAGCAGAACAAGGTCTTAATCACAAGCTCAGGCGCGATAAAATCACTAGTCTACGTGCTCAAGACCGGAACCGAAACCTCGAAGCAGAACGCAGCATGTGCATTATTGAGCCTTGCCTTGGTCGAAGAGAACAAGAGCTCCATCGGAGCTTGCGGCTCGATACCGCCACTGGTGTCGTTGCTCTTGAGCGGATCCAATAGAGGGAAAAAGGACGCATTGACGACTCTGTATAAGCTGTGCACGATCAAGGTGAACAAGGAGCGGGCGGTGAGCGCTGGCGCAGTACGGCCGTTGGTGCTGATGGTGGGCGAGCAAGGGACCGGCATGACGGAGAAGGCGATGGTTGTGCTGAGCAGCCTTGCCGGGATCGAGGAAGGGAAGGAGGCGATCGTGGAGGAGAATGGGATGGCCGCGCTGGTCGAAGTGATTGAAGATGGGTCGGTGAAGGGGAAGGAATTTGCAGTGATGACGCTGTTGCAGCTGTGTGGAGCCAGCGTCAGGAACCGAGGGTTGCTTGTGAGGGAGGGTGGGATTCCTCCTCTTGTTGCTCTGTCTCAGACTGGCAGTGTCAAGGCCAAGCATAAG GCGGAGACACTTCTTGGGTACTTGAGAGAACCAAGACAGGAGGCTTCGTCTTCGAGTCCCTGA
- the LOC115742986 gene encoding putative MO25-like protein At5g47540 has product MKGIFKNKPRTPADVVRQTRELLVYVDSGAEPRETRREEKMDELYRNLREMKSILYGDSESEPVAEACAQLTQEFLREDTLRLVIHCLPKLKLEARKDATQIVANLQRQQVQSRLIASDYLEANFDLLDTLVAGYDDTEMALHYGAMLRECIRHQSVARYVLESEHVKKFFDYIQLPNFDIAADAAATFKELLTRHKSTVAEFLTKNYDWFFADYNSKLLQSTNYITRRQAIKLLGDILLDRSNSVVMMRYVSSKDNLMILMNLLRESSKSIQMEAFHVFKLFAANQNKPPGIISILVANRSKLLRLFADFKFDKEDEQFEADKAQVVREIAALEPQDRA; this is encoded by the exons ATGAAGGGGATCTTCAAGAACAAGCCCCGGACTCCGGCCGACGTCGTCCGGCAGACGCGGGAGCTCCTCGTCTACGTCGATAGTGGCGCCGAGCCTCGCGAGACCAGGCGCGAGGAGAAG ATGGATGAGTTGTACAGAAATTTAAGGGAGATGAAGTCAATTCTCTATGGAGATAGTGAATCCGAGCCGGTCGCAGAAGCTTGTGCACAGTTGACGCAAGAGTTCCTCAGAGAAGACACGTTGAGGCTGGTGATTCATTGCCTTCCAAAGTTAAAGTTGGAG GCTCGAAAAGATGCCACTCAGATTGTCGCAAATCTTCAAAGGCAGCAAGTTCAGTCACGATTGATTGCGTCTGATTATTTGGAAGCAAACTTCGATCTTTTGGATACTCTGGTAGCAGG TTATGATGACACAGAAATGGCTCTGCACTATGGTGCAATGCTTAGGGAATGCATACGTCACCAGAGTGTTGCAAG GTACGTGTTAGAATCCGAGCATGTGAAGAAGTTTTTTGACTATATACAGCTTCCGAATTTTGATATTGCCGCAGATGCTGCTGCAACATTCAAG GAACTATTGACCAGGCATAAATCAACTGTAGCtgaatttctgaccaaaaattaTGACTGG TTTTTTGCTGATTACAACTCCAAGCTATTGCAATCTACCAATTACATTACCAGAAGACAAGCTATCAAG CTTCTTGGGGATATTTTGCTGGATCGTTCTAACTCAGTTGTCATGATGCGTTATGTGAGCTCGAAGGACAATTTGATGATTCTCATGAATCTTCTTAGG GAATCGAGCAAGAGCATACAGATGGAAGCATTTCATGTCTTCAAG CTATTTGCTGCTAACCAAAATAAGCCTCCTGGAATCATCAGCATACTTGTTGCAAACCGAAGCAAGCTTCTTCGCTTATTTGCCGATTTCAAATTCGACAAAG AGGATGAACAGTTCGAGGCAGACAAAGCTCAAGTTGTGAGAGAAATCGCTGCACTTGAACCACAGGATCGAGCGTGA